The following coding sequences are from one Thermodesulfobacteriota bacterium window:
- the hemA gene encoding glutamyl-tRNA reductase, with product MDETKPDTIILTGVNHRSAPVTIREKLAFSDDEVLAALDALIALPPVHEVILFSTCNRVEVLFATDDAHAAGDAVVSAVCNMKSISPDELTPVLYHHEKDAAVRHLFRVASGLDSMVMGEPQIFGQVKKAYRQALNRGTSGVILNRLIHRTFFVAKRVRSETGIGDSAVSISYAAIELARKIFGSLEGRRVLLVGAGEMAELAVEHLAGNRAGTIWVANRTLERAVALARAFHGTAVSFDEIPGLLAQADIVISSTGAPGLVITRDQVKAVMRSRKNRPLFFIDIAVPRDIDPDINKLENAFVYDIDDLQGIVDGNMEERRKEAIRAERIVDESVIQFRSWYDSLDVVPTVVSLREKMSAIARSETEKTLATLKGLDSSDREAVIRMTDAIVSKIMHDPTGFLKGRTDRKSKHQYLDMVRRLFNLDE from the coding sequence ATGGACGAAACAAAGCCTGATACCATCATCCTGACGGGCGTCAACCACCGAAGCGCGCCTGTAACCATCAGGGAAAAACTCGCCTTTTCCGACGATGAAGTGCTGGCGGCCCTGGACGCGCTGATCGCCCTGCCGCCGGTTCATGAGGTGATTCTGTTTTCCACCTGCAACCGGGTGGAAGTGCTGTTTGCAACGGATGACGCGCACGCGGCCGGGGATGCCGTGGTTTCAGCCGTCTGCAACATGAAAAGCATCTCCCCCGACGAACTGACCCCCGTGCTTTACCATCATGAAAAAGACGCGGCCGTGCGTCATCTTTTCCGGGTGGCCTCGGGCCTGGACTCCATGGTCATGGGTGAGCCCCAGATTTTCGGCCAGGTGAAGAAGGCCTACCGCCAGGCACTCAACCGCGGCACCTCCGGCGTCATTCTCAACCGGCTCATTCACCGGACCTTTTTCGTGGCCAAACGGGTCCGCAGCGAAACCGGCATCGGCGACAGCGCCGTCTCCATCAGCTACGCCGCCATTGAGCTGGCGCGCAAGATATTCGGATCCCTGGAAGGCCGGCGGGTGCTCCTGGTGGGTGCCGGCGAAATGGCCGAACTGGCCGTGGAACATCTGGCCGGGAACCGGGCCGGCACCATCTGGGTGGCCAACCGGACCCTGGAGCGGGCCGTCGCCCTGGCCCGGGCCTTTCACGGCACGGCGGTCAGTTTTGACGAGATCCCCGGGCTGCTGGCCCAGGCCGACATCGTCATCAGCTCCACCGGCGCGCCCGGCCTGGTCATCACCCGGGACCAGGTCAAGGCGGTCATGCGCAGCCGCAAAAACCGACCCCTTTTCTTCATCGACATCGCCGTTCCCCGGGACATCGACCCGGACATCAACAAGCTTGAAAACGCCTTTGTGTACGACATCGACGACCTGCAGGGCATTGTCGACGGCAACATGGAGGAACGCCGCAAGGAGGCGATCAGGGCGGAACGGATTGTGGACGAGTCGGTTATCCAGTTCCGCTCATGGTATGACAGCCTGGACGTGGTGCCGACGGTGGTGTCCCTGCGGGAAAAGATGTCGGCCATCGCCCGGTCGGAAACCGAGAAAACCCTGGCAACCTTGAAAGGCCTTGACAGCAGCGACCGGGAAGCGGTGATCCGCATGACCGATGCCATTGTCAGTAAAATCATGCACGACCCCACCGGTTTCCTGAAAGGCCGGACCGACCGGAAAAGCAAGCACCAGTATCTGGACATGGTCAGGCGGCTGTTCAACCTGGACGAGTGA
- a CDS encoding FHA domain-containing protein codes for MKKRNIEDTILFDHKDLDFIKEEKIEVESDLIYSGKGKGSFVVFITGPDKGNVIPINKEKMIIGRDSESDIVINKKFVSKKHAKIVTVDNNAEVYDFGSTNGTYVNDTKIQRVDLKDRDEIRIGDIVIKYFRIDLNDGSLVQPALMDIDKTYTEFYNLAVKELKPYFGQMTDRFLNRQISAHVGKSPYTISVSDKKDLAKWVRISAGLLLDEETAARLAEKILALK; via the coding sequence ATGAAAAAACGAAACATAGAAGACACCATTCTTTTTGATCATAAAGACCTTGATTTTATTAAAGAAGAAAAAATAGAGGTTGAGAGTGATTTAATATATTCCGGCAAGGGAAAAGGGTCTTTTGTTGTTTTTATCACCGGTCCGGACAAAGGCAACGTCATCCCTATCAACAAGGAAAAAATGATTATCGGCCGAGACAGTGAGTCCGATATCGTTATCAACAAAAAATTTGTTTCCAAGAAGCACGCCAAAATCGTCACCGTTGACAATAACGCCGAAGTTTATGATTTCGGGAGCACCAACGGCACCTATGTCAACGATACGAAGATCCAACGCGTCGATTTGAAAGATCGGGATGAAATCCGGATCGGTGATATTGTTATCAAGTATTTTCGAATTGATCTCAATGACGGGAGCCTGGTCCAACCCGCGCTGATGGATATCGACAAGACTTATACCGAATTCTACAATCTGGCGGTAAAAGAGCTCAAACCCTATTTCGGACAGATGACCGACCGGTTTTTAAACCGGCAGATTTCGGCTCATGTGGGGAAAAGCCCCTATACCATATCGGTTTCCGATAAAAAGGATCTGGCCAAGTGGGTAAGAATTTCAGCCGGCCTTCTTCTGGACGAGGAAACCGCCGCCCGTCTGGCGGAAAAGATTCTGGCCCTGAAATAA
- a CDS encoding serine/threonine-protein kinase — translation MVTIKDLDLSHLVGRDVGTATLLSELGRGAMAVIFTAYQRTLKRQIAIKILPRSILTAAAADQFQQEAETAAILSHPNIIQIYEVGSTDEFIYFTMQLIQGRPLSYFIALAQKHVIPSKRFIDPHTTIRVFSAVLEGLEYAHTQDILHRDIKPANIMIEKHSKRPIIMDFGISKNIRESEESEQEVMGTPLNMAPEQILRENLDNRADIYAAGVMLFQMLAGELPLATHESTREMLKLKLKGQWLTRTPSQINPAVNEEMDRIVLKAMARDPGERYAACRDFSRDLRGYASRYLQAQR, via the coding sequence ATGGTGACCATCAAGGACTTAGACCTGTCTCACCTTGTCGGCCGGGATGTCGGCACTGCTACGCTTTTAAGCGAACTGGGCCGGGGCGCCATGGCCGTGATTTTCACCGCTTATCAGCGGACCCTCAAGCGCCAGATTGCTATTAAGATACTGCCCAGGTCTATTCTAACCGCCGCCGCAGCGGATCAGTTTCAACAGGAGGCGGAAACCGCCGCCATCCTGTCCCACCCCAATATCATTCAAATTTACGAAGTCGGCAGCACGGATGAGTTCATCTATTTCACCATGCAGCTGATTCAGGGCCGGCCGCTATCTTATTTTATCGCTCTGGCGCAGAAGCACGTCATTCCATCCAAACGGTTTATTGATCCCCATACGACCATTCGCGTGTTTTCGGCCGTTCTGGAGGGACTGGAATACGCCCATACCCAGGATATTCTCCACCGGGACATCAAACCGGCCAACATCATGATTGAAAAGCACAGTAAGCGTCCCATCATCATGGACTTCGGCATTTCCAAAAACATCCGCGAATCCGAGGAAAGTGAACAGGAAGTGATGGGCACGCCGTTAAACATGGCGCCGGAACAGATTTTGCGGGAAAATCTGGATAACCGGGCCGATATTTACGCCGCCGGCGTCATGCTGTTCCAGATGCTGGCGGGTGAATTGCCCCTGGCCACGCATGAATCCACCAGAGAGATGCTGAAATTAAAGCTCAAGGGCCAGTGGCTGACCCGGACCCCTTCACAGATCAATCCGGCGGTGAATGAGGAAATGGACCGCATTGTCCTGAAGGCCATGGCCCGTGATCCCGGGGAGCGTTATGCCGCCTGCCGCGACTTTTCACGGGACCTGCGGGGATACGCTTCACGATATCTGCAGGCGCAGCGGTAA
- the ccsB gene encoding c-type cytochrome biogenesis protein CcsB — MNIAAFIMMAGYGVSMVLYFIYLIAQREIFYNAGRWALFSGFLCHTFILGLRVASTGNIPAFTLGQALFVSGWALAAVFLVLHRKLNLKFFGIWAAPLVLLTVLVALILPDTPRQEITALKGQAGSVWLMAHIITIFIGDAALALACGCGVFYLIQERAIKDKKRGFFYRRLPPLEMLDRAGYACLVLGFIMLTLGLITGIVYAGLVWGRFWAWDPKEVWSGITWLVYAALLHERLVVGWRGRRAAIMTIIGFAVLLFTFLGVNFLLEGHHGVFTGI; from the coding sequence ATGAACATTGCCGCGTTTATCATGATGGCCGGGTACGGCGTCAGCATGGTGCTGTATTTTATTTACCTGATCGCCCAGCGGGAAATTTTTTACAATGCCGGACGATGGGCTCTTTTCAGCGGCTTTCTATGCCATACCTTTATACTGGGCTTACGGGTCGCGAGCACCGGAAACATCCCGGCGTTTACCCTGGGCCAGGCGCTGTTCGTTTCGGGCTGGGCGCTGGCGGCCGTGTTTCTGGTCCTGCACCGGAAGTTGAACCTGAAATTCTTTGGCATCTGGGCCGCGCCCCTGGTACTCCTGACCGTACTGGTGGCGCTGATACTGCCGGACACACCCCGCCAAGAGATAACCGCACTCAAAGGTCAGGCCGGAAGCGTCTGGCTGATGGCGCATATCATCACGATTTTTATCGGTGACGCCGCCCTGGCCCTGGCCTGCGGCTGCGGCGTCTTTTACCTTATCCAGGAACGGGCCATAAAGGACAAGAAACGGGGATTCTTCTACCGGCGGCTGCCGCCGCTGGAGATGCTCGACAGGGCCGGCTACGCCTGCCTGGTACTGGGATTCATCATGCTGACCCTGGGACTGATCACGGGTATCGTTTATGCCGGACTGGTCTGGGGACGTTTCTGGGCCTGGGATCCCAAGGAAGTCTGGTCGGGCATTACCTGGCTGGTTTATGCCGCCCTGCTCCATGAACGGCTGGTGGTCGGCTGGCGGGGAAGGCGCGCCGCCATCATGACCATTATCGGGTTTGCGGTACTGCTGTTCACCTTCCTGGGGGTGAATTTCCTTCTGGAAGGACATCACGGGGTGTTTACGGGAATATAA
- a CDS encoding bifunctional precorrin-2 dehydrogenase/sirohydrochlorin ferrochelatase, translated as MKYYPVFLDVSNRQCLVVGGGSVGTRKVKSLVECGARVTVVALSATAELERMAAAGIIRLEKRAYAAADMNGVFLTFGATSDMTVNDRVRRDAESHNILCNIADYPAGCNFILPSVVQRGDLQIAVSTSGKSPAFARALRKELEGRYGKEYDVFLRLMGMIREKLLAAAHEPEAHKPLFERLIASSLPELIRQRRRDEIDRVLVETLGPGFSSRDLGFDW; from the coding sequence ATGAAATATTACCCGGTCTTTCTGGACGTGAGCAACCGTCAGTGCCTGGTTGTCGGCGGCGGTTCCGTGGGTACCCGAAAAGTCAAATCACTGGTGGAGTGCGGCGCCCGCGTGACGGTGGTGGCCCTGTCCGCCACGGCGGAGCTGGAGCGAATGGCCGCCGCCGGCATCATTCGCCTGGAAAAACGGGCCTATGCCGCCGCCGACATGAACGGCGTGTTTCTTACGTTCGGGGCCACCAGCGACATGACGGTCAACGACCGGGTCCGCCGGGACGCGGAATCGCATAACATCCTCTGCAACATTGCCGATTATCCGGCGGGCTGCAATTTCATTCTGCCGTCGGTGGTCCAGCGGGGAGACCTGCAGATTGCCGTCTCCACTTCCGGAAAAAGCCCGGCCTTTGCCCGGGCGTTGAGGAAAGAACTGGAAGGCCGCTACGGAAAGGAATATGATGTCTTCCTCCGATTGATGGGCATGATCCGGGAAAAGCTTCTGGCCGCGGCTCATGAACCGGAGGCGCACAAGCCCCTGTTTGAACGGCTGATCGCAAGCAGCCTGCCGGAACTGATCCGGCAAAGGCGCCGCGACGAAATCGACCGGGTTCTGGTCGAAACGCTCGGTCCGGGATTTTCCAGCCGCGACCTCGGGTTTGACTGGTAA
- a CDS encoding TetR/AcrR family transcriptional regulator: MAEKAPSETIKMQKRAVATRQRFLEATLQSLAEKGYAATTAQEVCRRLGASRGTLLHHFATREELIIEAVEYILGENVRHFKKTMADIPADGLSLADISRLLWKEHWTSNTYYAWLELVVASRTDPVLNKQVRSLSERWTEKFHAAFREVMGYEPEGVFWLFFLMLNALSIEIIHTTPERVNSALNDLLAFVDISDRFFIRFGKQREKSSEKKTATGTD; encoded by the coding sequence ATGGCAGAAAAAGCCCCTTCGGAAACAATCAAGATGCAGAAACGGGCCGTGGCCACGCGCCAGCGTTTTCTGGAGGCGACCCTCCAGTCCCTGGCGGAAAAGGGGTACGCCGCCACCACCGCCCAGGAGGTCTGCCGCCGACTCGGCGCCTCCCGCGGGACCCTGTTGCACCACTTTGCCACCCGCGAGGAACTCATCATCGAAGCAGTGGAATACATCCTGGGGGAAAATGTCCGGCACTTTAAAAAAACCATGGCGGATATCCCGGCGGACGGCCTGAGCCTGGCCGATATTTCGCGCCTCCTCTGGAAGGAACATTGGACTAGTAACACATACTACGCCTGGCTGGAACTGGTGGTCGCCTCCCGGACCGACCCCGTCCTCAACAAACAGGTCCGTTCCCTGTCGGAACGGTGGACGGAAAAGTTCCACGCCGCTTTCCGGGAAGTCATGGGTTATGAACCGGAAGGGGTGTTCTGGCTGTTCTTTCTGATGCTCAACGCGCTTTCCATTGAAATCATCCATACCACGCCGGAACGTGTCAACAGCGCTCTGAACGACCTGCTGGCGTTTGTGGACATATCCGACCGGTTTTTCATCCGGTTCGGCAAACAGAGGGAAAAATCGTCCGAAAAGAAAACAGCAACCGGAACCGATTAA
- a CDS encoding dihydropteroate synthase → MIVIAEKINATRKGVARAIQERDEAAIVDLVKTQDEAGADVIDVNAGTGRGDTATSLDDLRWLIEIAMKNTAKPLAVDSEQPELIDGGLAAISGRAAWINSISAESRRLESVLPLAKQYGAPVVALCMSDDGIPRDVAGRMKAAEAIYRRAQEAGVDPAKLYFDPLVMPVAADPMAGTMAIESIRAIKTAFPEVKTVMGLSNVSFGLPLRATLNTTFLILSLGAGLDAAILDPCNDNLMMGLYAAEALLGKDTYCRRFIGAHRKRTQKG, encoded by the coding sequence ATGATCGTAATCGCAGAAAAAATCAACGCCACCCGCAAAGGTGTGGCCCGGGCCATCCAGGAACGGGACGAGGCCGCCATCGTCGACCTGGTCAAAACCCAGGATGAAGCTGGGGCCGATGTCATTGACGTAAACGCCGGCACCGGCCGGGGGGACACGGCCACGTCCCTGGACGACCTGCGCTGGCTGATCGAAATCGCCATGAAGAACACCGCCAAACCCCTGGCGGTGGACTCCGAGCAGCCGGAGCTCATTGACGGCGGCCTGGCTGCGATTTCCGGCCGGGCCGCCTGGATCAACTCCATCTCCGCCGAGAGCCGCCGCCTGGAAAGCGTCCTGCCCCTGGCCAAACAGTACGGCGCGCCGGTGGTGGCCCTGTGCATGAGCGACGACGGCATCCCCAGGGACGTGGCCGGCCGGATGAAGGCCGCCGAGGCCATCTACCGCCGGGCCCAAGAGGCCGGGGTCGATCCGGCCAAACTCTACTTCGACCCCCTGGTCATGCCCGTGGCTGCCGATCCCATGGCCGGCACCATGGCGATAGAGTCCATCCGGGCCATTAAGACAGCCTTTCCGGAGGTCAAAACCGTCATGGGGTTGAGCAATGTCAGCTTCGGCCTGCCCCTGCGGGCCACCCTCAACACCACCTTCCTGATCCTCAGCCTGGGCGCGGGCCTGGACGCGGCCATTCTCGATCCCTGCAACGACAACCTCATGATGGGCCTCTACGCGGCCGAGGCCCTGCTGGGAAAAGACACCTACTGCCGGCGCTTTATCGGCGCCCATCGCAAACGGACACAGAAAGGATAA
- a CDS encoding xylose isomerase, which translates to MTQPSFHSLCAWTFNAGKGGFTPPDTRPGWSADRLDTCGKIDLIREKIAPRLPAHIRLGLEIHYDYEYSEADAGAIADRLKASGIALAMTTPGAHRHFAYGGPASPDPKEREAARAYSRRALELTYGPLKKAWDPAAPPCFVIWNGSFGYDLATTGIRDMYRHLKESVAELCRREAELGGALHIAIEPKPNEGHPAMLLPTVASAIVFWKRLREEYGISLDKKGVNKEFGHSEMIGLDHVYDTVEEIDNHMLCHMHINSQGYNDGLILGGPGKYDIDNGARINGMNIAIAGLIQQAGYGRWKGHDMQVRAHDTEEQGIDRVVRSILSWEACEQAAAGLDYAALNSHLENRETAQAEDLMRRAVMRACELFYQMYET; encoded by the coding sequence ATGACACAGCCATCCTTTCACAGCCTCTGCGCCTGGACGTTCAACGCCGGCAAGGGCGGATTCACACCGCCGGACACCCGTCCCGGCTGGTCCGCGGACCGCCTGGACACCTGCGGCAAGATCGACCTGATCCGGGAAAAGATCGCGCCCCGGCTGCCGGCCCATATCCGGCTGGGCCTGGAAATCCATTACGACTATGAATACAGCGAAGCCGACGCCGGCGCCATCGCCGACCGGCTGAAGGCCTCGGGGATCGCCCTGGCCATGACCACCCCCGGGGCCCACCGGCATTTTGCCTACGGCGGGCCGGCCTCGCCGGACCCCAAGGAACGGGAGGCGGCCCGGGCATACAGCCGTCGGGCACTGGAGCTGACCTATGGCCCTCTGAAAAAGGCCTGGGATCCGGCGGCGCCGCCGTGCTTTGTCATCTGGAACGGCTCCTTCGGCTACGACCTGGCCACGACCGGCATCCGAGATATGTACCGGCATCTCAAGGAGAGCGTGGCGGAATTATGCCGCCGGGAAGCGGAACTGGGCGGCGCCCTGCATATCGCCATCGAGCCCAAGCCCAACGAAGGCCACCCGGCCATGCTCCTGCCCACGGTGGCCTCGGCCATCGTCTTCTGGAAGCGGCTGCGTGAGGAGTACGGCATCAGCCTGGACAAAAAGGGCGTCAACAAGGAGTTCGGCCATTCGGAGATGATCGGCCTGGACCATGTCTACGACACGGTCGAGGAGATCGACAACCACATGCTCTGCCACATGCACATCAACAGCCAGGGGTACAATGACGGCCTGATTTTGGGCGGCCCGGGAAAATATGACATCGATAACGGCGCCCGGATCAACGGCATGAACATTGCCATTGCCGGGCTGATTCAGCAGGCCGGGTATGGCCGCTGGAAGGGCCACGACATGCAGGTGCGGGCCCACGACACCGAGGAGCAGGGGATCGACCGCGTCGTCCGCAGCATCTTAAGCTGGGAGGCCTGCGAGCAGGCGGCGGCCGGGCTTGATTACGCCGCCCTGAACAGCCACCTTGAAAACCGGGAAACAGCCCAAGCCGAAGACCTGATGCGCCGGGCGGTCATGCGTGCCTGTGAACTATTTTATCAGATGTACGAAACGTAA
- a CDS encoding uroporphyrinogen decarboxylase family protein gives MTIQKPFKQGADFEYLRKVLMRETSGGPVPIIELAVDGDPMSEVTGLPTPFSSLLDMTDFVEGDGSINQDSMRKGIQIYNLSLAFARAVGYDYVTIIPAILLPRTKANISQAIPGQVKQRSWQNEHAGLIPDRAAFEAFPWPEASGLGLVSIDYIAPQMPEGAKIMVFYMGIFEDLRALMGFEQMAIKSIRDPGLIGDILEKLTVIAETELDKLAAHPAVGAVFYAEDMGFNTGTMLSPAFFKEWVIPRQKRIADIVHKHGKPFLLHACGQIEALMEDLIETVGIDGYHSFEDNIEPVEEFYKRYHDRISILGGLDVNLLTHGTEAEVRARCRQILDVCGPGGGFAMGSGNSITNYCKIENYYAMIDETRKWNEEHGF, from the coding sequence ATGACCATTCAAAAACCGTTTAAACAGGGCGCTGATTTTGAATACCTGCGAAAGGTGCTGATGCGGGAGACATCCGGCGGCCCGGTGCCGATCATCGAACTGGCGGTGGACGGCGACCCCATGTCCGAGGTGACGGGACTGCCCACACCCTTCAGCAGCCTGCTGGACATGACTGACTTCGTTGAAGGCGACGGCTCCATAAACCAGGATTCAATGAGAAAAGGGATACAGATCTATAACCTCTCCCTGGCCTTTGCCCGGGCGGTGGGCTACGATTATGTGACGATCATTCCCGCCATTCTCTTACCGCGCACCAAGGCGAATATCAGCCAGGCGATTCCCGGCCAAGTCAAGCAGCGTTCCTGGCAGAACGAGCACGCCGGCCTGATTCCTGACCGGGCCGCCTTTGAGGCTTTCCCCTGGCCGGAAGCAAGCGGGCTTGGCCTGGTGAGTATCGACTATATTGCACCCCAGATGCCGGAAGGCGCCAAAATCATGGTGTTTTACATGGGCATATTTGAAGACCTGCGGGCGCTGATGGGGTTTGAGCAGATGGCCATCAAGAGCATCCGTGACCCCGGGTTGATCGGCGACATCCTGGAAAAATTGACGGTCATTGCCGAAACGGAACTGGATAAATTAGCCGCCCATCCCGCGGTGGGCGCGGTATTTTATGCCGAAGACATGGGCTTTAACACCGGCACCATGCTGTCGCCGGCCTTCTTTAAAGAATGGGTCATTCCCCGCCAGAAACGCATCGCCGACATCGTCCACAAGCACGGCAAGCCTTTCCTGCTGCACGCCTGCGGCCAGATCGAGGCCCTGATGGAGGACCTGATCGAGACCGTGGGCATCGACGGCTATCACAGTTTTGAAGACAACATCGAACCGGTGGAGGAATTCTACAAGCGGTATCATGACCGCATATCCATCCTGGGCGGCCTGGATGTCAATTTGCTGACCCATGGCACCGAGGCCGAAGTGCGGGCCCGATGCCGCCAGATTTTAGATGTCTGCGGACCGGGCGGGGGATTTGCCATGGGCTCCGGCAACTCGATCACCAACTACTGCAAGATCGAAAACTACTACGCCATGATCGATGAAACCCGCAAATGGAACGAAGAGCACGGCTTCTAA
- a CDS encoding HD domain-containing protein yields the protein MNRTRLQQQVDFILEIDRLKTINRRTYLTDTSRFENSAEHSWHIAVMALILAEHADDANIDLLKVIRMLLIHDLVEIDAGDTFIYDQAAHSDKQAREQAAAERLFQMLPPDQAADLRAAWEEFEARLTPEARFAGALDRFQPMLHNIHTRGRAWRENGIHKAQVLAVNRHMAEGAPSLWDFAVSGVEQAASHGDLPE from the coding sequence ATGAACCGAACTCGCTTACAGCAGCAGGTTGACTTTATTCTGGAAATAGACCGGCTGAAAACCATTAATCGCCGCACGTATCTAACCGATACCAGCCGTTTTGAAAATTCCGCCGAACACTCCTGGCACATCGCGGTCATGGCGCTGATCCTGGCCGAGCATGCCGATGACGCGAATATCGATTTGCTGAAGGTAATCCGCATGCTGCTGATCCATGACCTGGTGGAAATAGACGCCGGCGACACCTTTATCTATGATCAGGCTGCCCACAGTGATAAACAGGCCCGGGAGCAGGCCGCGGCGGAACGGCTTTTTCAGATGCTGCCGCCCGACCAGGCCGCCGATCTGCGGGCCGCATGGGAAGAATTCGAAGCCCGCCTGACGCCGGAGGCCAGGTTCGCCGGCGCACTGGACCGGTTTCAGCCCATGCTGCACAATATCCATACCCGGGGGCGGGCCTGGCGGGAAAACGGCATACACAAGGCTCAGGTCCTGGCCGTAAACCGTCACATGGCCGAAGGAGCGCCGTCCCTGTGGGATTTTGCCGTCTCGGGAGTAGAGCAGGCCGCCAGTCACGGCGATCTGCCGGAATAA
- a CDS encoding corrinoid protein, which yields MEQLKKMIIAGQDEQAAERVRALLKDNVDVEAIMKQALIPAMDEVGAQFQAGKIYLPEMLVAAQAMKSGLAVLEPLIKGSGIAPTDRAVMGTMRGDMHDIGKNLVIMSLEGAGFEVIDLGMDVPPEKFVEAINTHQPRVVGMSALLSTTMPGMEQTIKAIEAAGLRNRVRIMVGGAPVNQAFADKIGADFYGRDSVSAKVFAVNSLQQ from the coding sequence ATGGAACAACTCAAAAAAATGATCATCGCCGGGCAGGACGAGCAGGCGGCCGAGCGGGTCCGCGCCCTTTTGAAGGATAACGTTGATGTTGAAGCGATTATGAAGCAGGCCCTGATCCCGGCCATGGACGAGGTGGGCGCCCAGTTTCAGGCCGGCAAGATCTACCTGCCGGAGATGCTGGTGGCGGCCCAGGCCATGAAGAGCGGCCTGGCCGTGCTGGAGCCGCTGATCAAGGGCAGCGGCATTGCGCCCACCGACCGGGCCGTCATGGGCACCATGCGCGGGGACATGCACGACATCGGCAAGAACCTGGTCATCATGTCCCTGGAAGGCGCCGGTTTTGAGGTCATCGACCTGGGCATGGATGTCCCGCCGGAAAAGTTCGTCGAGGCCATTAACACCCACCAGCCCCGGGTGGTGGGCATGAGCGCCCTGCTGAGCACCACCATGCCGGGCATGGAGCAGACCATCAAGGCCATTGAGGCCGCCGGACTCCGGAACCGGGTCAGGATCATGGTCGGCGGCGCGCCGGTCAACCAGGCCTTTGCCGACAAGATCGGGGCCGATTTTTACGGCAGGGATTCCGTTTCCGCCAAGGTGTTCGCGGTGAACTCGCTGCAGCAATAA